One genomic window of Ctenopharyngodon idella isolate HZGC_01 chromosome 18, HZGC01, whole genome shotgun sequence includes the following:
- the rxylt1 gene encoding ribitol-5-phosphate xylosyltransferase 1, which yields MRFFRRKIAIIVVLAYAIFSLYAAYNVFFNKRVISRVHRVVKKGTVILDNGKGGEEEWNPWEEDERAHSLVLQKRRDAFRSYQDHVAKNRPKTYKVQIWGKAAIGLYLWEHILEGPLIPADKSSQWREGEIQSGKINFSFYTGPAVVQGHVSLDTDSVVLVLNGREQQKISYSIQWLQHVQGLVQARTVSRVAVVLLGNERCNNDWISPYLKRHGGFVDLLFLVYDSLWVNDKDIFQWPLGVATYRHFPVVTLTGQMVKNVRPYLCNFLGTMYKNSSRETLMGVLKQNGLEKDCLMHVREKWLPQETADTSRQYQMALAQSDLTLCPVGVNTECYRIYEACAYGSVPVVEDVLTPGACAVGNRSPLRLLKDAGAPFIFLKDWRELPAILERERGMNQKEKTERRMRLLEWYSGFRQQMKDKFTEVLEEAFFKIT from the exons ATGAGATTCTTTCGCCGGAAAATAGCGATCATAGTTGTTTTGGCTTATGCGATATTTTCACTGTACGCCgcatataatgtgtttttcaaTAAGAGGGTTATTTCTCGCGTTCATCGAGTAGTGAAAAAGGGCACTGTGATTTTAG ATAATGGAAAAGGAGGAGAGGAAGAGTGGAACCCATGGGAAGAGGATGAGCGTGCACACTCCTTAGTTCTACAAAAGCGAAGAGATGCCTTTAGATCATACCAAGATCATGTTGCTAAAAACAGGCCAAAAACTTATAAAGTTCAGATATGGGGCAAAGCAGCCATTG GACTTTATTTGTGGGAACATATTTTAGAAGGGCCTCTCATCCCAGCGGACAAATCCAGCCAATGGAGAGAAGGAGAGATTCAGTCTGGGAAGATCAATTTCAG TTTCTACACAGGGCCAGCGGTGGTCCAAGGGCATGTTTCTCTGGACACAGACAGTGTGGTGCTGGTTTTGAATGGCCGTGAGCAGCAGAAAATCTCCTACTCCATCCAGTGGCTTCAGCATGTCCAGGGTCTGGTGCAGGCCCGCACTGTCTCTCGGGTTGCTGTGGTCCTTTTGGGCAACGAGCGGTGCAATAACGACTGGATCAGTCCTTACCTTAAGAGGCACGGCGGGTTTGTGGACCTGCTCTTTCTTGTGTATGACAGTCTTTGGGTCAATGATAAAGACATCTTTCAGTGGCCCCTGGGTGTTGCCac ATACAGGCATTTCCCAGTAGTCACACTTACTGGTCAGATGGTGAAAAATGTAAGACCATACCTCTGCAACTTTCTTGGGACTATGTACAAAAACTCATCCAGGGAAACCCTGATGGGCGTCCTAAAGCAGAATGGCTTGGAGAAAGATTGCCTAATGCATGTTAGAGAGAA GTGGCTTCCTCAAGAGACTGCAGACACCTCCAGACAGTACCAGATGGCATTAGCGCAAAGTGACCTCACTCTTTGTCCGGTGGGAGTGAACACAGAGTGCTACCGCATCTACGAAGCCTGCGCCTATGGCTCTGTGCCCGTGGTGGAGGATGTCCTGACTCCAGGGGCCTGTGCAGTTGGTAACCGGTCCCCGCTCCGACTACTTAAAGATGCAGGAGCACCCTTCATCTTCCTCAAGGACTGGAGAGAGCTGCCTGCCATCctggagagggagagagggatgaaccaaaaagaaaaaacagagaggAGGATGAGACTGCTGGAGTGGTACAGTGGCTTTCGTCAACAGATGAAGGACAAATTCACAGAGGTATTGGAGGAAGCCTTTTTCAAAATCACCTAG